The Leucobacter sp. UCMA 4100 genome window below encodes:
- a CDS encoding thymidylate synthase, giving the protein MPHVPTPYEDLLRDVLEHGAQKGDRTGTGTRSVFGRQMRFDLSDSFPLITTKRMHLKSVVGELLWFLRGDSNTQYLTDNGIRIWNEWADENGELGPVYGVQWRSWPTPNGEHIDQISQVIEAIRENPDSRRHIVSAWNVAELDNMALPPCHAFFQFYVADGKLSCQLYQRSADMFLGVPFNIASYALLTLMVAKQTGLEPGEFVWTGGDCHIYDNHVEQVREQLSREPYPYPQMAMAERDSIFDYEIGDFEAVGYEHHPTISAPIAV; this is encoded by the coding sequence ATGCCACACGTACCAACCCCTTACGAAGACCTGCTGCGTGACGTGCTCGAGCACGGTGCCCAGAAGGGTGACCGAACCGGTACCGGCACGCGAAGCGTGTTCGGCCGCCAGATGCGTTTTGACCTGAGCGACTCGTTTCCGCTCATTACGACGAAGCGGATGCACCTGAAATCGGTCGTCGGCGAGCTGCTCTGGTTCTTGCGTGGCGACAGCAACACCCAGTACCTGACCGACAACGGGATTCGCATCTGGAACGAGTGGGCCGATGAAAACGGCGAGCTCGGTCCCGTCTACGGCGTGCAGTGGCGCTCGTGGCCCACGCCAAACGGTGAGCACATCGATCAGATCTCACAGGTCATCGAGGCGATTCGCGAGAACCCAGACTCACGCCGCCACATTGTCTCGGCGTGGAATGTCGCCGAGCTCGACAACATGGCGTTGCCTCCTTGCCATGCGTTCTTCCAGTTCTATGTCGCCGACGGCAAGCTCTCGTGCCAGCTCTACCAGCGTTCTGCCGACATGTTCTTGGGAGTGCCCTTCAACATTGCGTCGTATGCGCTGCTCACGCTGATGGTGGCGAAGCAGACGGGGCTCGAACCGGGCGAGTTCGTGTGGACGGGCGGCGACTGCCACATCTATGACAACCATGTCGAGCAGGTGCGAGAGCAACTGAGCCGTGAGCCATACCCCTACCCACAGATGGCTATGGCCGAGCGCGACTCGATCTTTGACTACGAGATTGGCGACTTCGAGGCCGTCGGCTACGAACACCACCCGACCATCTCGGCCCCGATCGCGGTATGA